The Mauremys reevesii isolate NIE-2019 linkage group 13, ASM1616193v1, whole genome shotgun sequence genome contains a region encoding:
- the LOC120379963 gene encoding olfactory receptor 6N1-like has translation MERENRTVVIEFIFQRFTSLPQFQILLFVLFLIIYLLSLMGNMLIILVILVDSHLHTAMYFFLCNLSFVEVWYTTVTVPKMLASFLAEQSTISASGCIAQYYFFFSFAATELFLLTVMAYDQYLAICNPLHYSTIMSPSTCQYLAMLCWLTGFVCPTFASFMLARISFCTPNRINHFFCDANQLFRLSCNDTYSIQAVGYAFSTVVIMSAVLFTMASYFQIIVTILRMSSAAVRKKTFSTCASHLSVVTIYFGTLIFMYVRPAVKYESNINKVVSVFYSVITPLLNPIIYTLRNKDVKTALRKTFLRNKG, from the coding sequence ATGGAGAGAGAGAACCGGACAGTGGTCATTGAGTTCATCTTCCAGAGGTTCACCAGCTTGCCACAGTTCCAGATCCTGCTCTTTGTGCTGTTCCTAATCATTTACCTCCTCTCACTCATGGGCAATATGCTTATCATCCTCGTCATCCTGGTGGACTCCCACCTTCACACcgccatgtacttcttcctctgTAACCTCTCTTTTGTGGAGGTCTGGTACACCACCGTCACAGTGCCCAAGATGTTGGCCAGCTTCCTGGCGGAGCAGAGCACCATCTCTGCCTCTGGCTGCATTGCCCAGTATTACTTCTTCTTCTCCTTTGCTGCCACTGAGCTGTTCCTCCTGACAGTCATGGCTTACGACCAGTACTTGGCAATCTGCAACCCACTGCATTACTCCACCATCATGAGCCCTAGCACCTGCCAGTACTTAGCTATGTTATGCTGGCTCACGGGGTTTGTCTGTCCCACATTTGCATCTTTCATGCTTGCCAGGATTTCCTTCTGCACCCCCAACAGGAttaaccatttcttctgtgatgcCAATCAGCTCTTTAGGCTCTCATGCAATGACACCTACTCCATACAGGCAGTAGGCTATGCCTTCAGCACTGTCGTCATCATGTCTGCTGTCCTCTTCACCATGGCCTCTTACTTCCAAATCATAGTCACCATACTGAGGATGTCATCAGCTGCCGTCCGCAAGAAGACCTTTTCCACCTGTGCTTCGCACCTCTCTGTGGTCACCATCTATTTCGGGACCCTCATTTTCATGTACGTCCGCCCTGCAGTGAAGTATGAGTCTAACATCAATAAAGTGGTGTCCGTTTTCTACTCGGTGATAACGCCACTGCTGAATCCGATCATATACACACTGAGGAATAAGGATGTGAAAACAGCCCTGAGAAAAACATTCTTGAGGAACAAGGGTTAA